A stretch of the Laspinema palackyanum D2c genome encodes the following:
- a CDS encoding TIGR02450 family Trp-rich protein — protein MAKKQKFPYLVGSKWTSQQQTWGWRHFQVVNRKNEGKWVFAEMVSACDPNVRFWINATQFKDRNLWQAGWQSLQEMQSQPEEDLVEL, from the coding sequence ATTTAGTCGGGTCCAAATGGACCTCACAACAACAAACTTGGGGATGGAGACATTTCCAAGTGGTGAACCGCAAAAACGAGGGCAAATGGGTGTTTGCAGAAATGGTTTCCGCTTGTGACCCTAACGTGCGCTTTTGGATTAATGCCACCCAATTTAAAGATAGAAACCTCTGGCAAGCCGGTTGGCAATCTTTACAAGAAATGCAATCCCAACCCGAAGAGGACCTGGTAGAACTCTAA